ATTGAGACGATTATTCCTTCAGAAAGACGGAATGAAGTATATGACTTCTGGCGCACCGATAAGGTTTTAAAGGAGCGCTGTACATTTGTGGCGGGACTTTATCAACAGTATATTGACGATCCGACCCCAGAAAAATATTTTGTTTCTTTGGTAGCCGACTATATTTTAGAAGGGCTGTATTTTTACAATGGATTCTGTTTTTTCTATAATCTAGCTTCGCGGATGTTGATGCCAGGCAGTGCGGATATTTTCAAGTTGATTAATCGAGATGAATTATCCCATGTCCGGCTCTATCAAAAAATTCTGCCGGAGGCAATGACGGTGTTTCCCCATTCGGTGGATCAAATTTATGAAATGTTCGATCATGCCGTGCGCCATGAATGTCAGTGGACTAACCATATTATTGGCAATCAAATCCTGGGAATTACGGAGGGGAGTACGGAGCAGTATACCAAATACTTGGCTAATATTCGCTTAGGGGCGATCGGTTTGCCGCCGATGTATCCGGATGATAAATATAAGAAGAGTCCCTATGCTCATCTAGAGCGTTTTTCGGATACGAAGAAAGAAGGCCATACGAAGGCGAATTTCTTTGAAGCGGGAGTCACCAGTTATGTGATGTCTTCCGGGGTAACCGGTTGGGACGAAATTTAGGGGTTGTAAGCTGTAACCCTCTTTTGTCACCCTGGGACGAAAGAGGGCGATCAACACTTTTGCTTAAAATATACTCTATGAATGTCGTTTATCGCTTACAAGGTGTAGAATTTGAATGGGATGCCAATAAAGCTCAAGTCAATTTTGAGAAACATGGCGTAACATTTGAAGAAGCAGCAGAAGCATTTTTCGATCCCTTTTATCAAACAGGAGATGCAACGGTAAATAGTGAACAAAGAGAATTTATTCTCGGTTATTCTCTAGCTTATCGTGTATTGTTCGTTGTTTATATAGCTAGTCTAAATGAATTGTGCAATTGGAAATGCCCTCTCCCTATATCCCTCTCCCACGGGAGAGGGACTTTCCCCCTTCTCCTGTGGGAGAAGGGGGTAGGGGGATGAGGGGCAATCGTTACATAACTCATTTAGGCCTGCTATATAGAACGAAAGGAACGTACTCGAATTATTTCTGCACGTCCAGCTACTCGCATAGAGAAAAAACAATATGAACAAGCCGAATGAATTAATCAACCTTAGTATTAAACCTCGCCCGTCAGAAAATGTATCCATTTCAATCCCTAAAGATACACTAGAGTCTCTTAAAATCATTGCTCATAATCGGGATATGTCTTTAGAGGCTCTGTTAAGATTCTACATTGGACAAGGTTTACGTCAAGATTTAGCCCAATCATCTTTTGAGTCAGAAGTCATTATTACGAATTAAAATAGGAGGATGATCAAAATATGGAATACAGAGTTAAAGCTAAGGCTAAACTTGAAGAAGAATTTATAATTGACGATGAACAATTAATCCGTTACTTTGGTGAAGAAAAAGTTTCAACAACAGATAAAGAGGTTTTACTCAAACAAATGATTGGTGAAACTGAAAATGTTAGGAATTGGGAGCTAACTGAATTGAAAGTAAAAATCCTTAATTCAGAGCATGTAGTGTAAAATAAGTTACTTTTATAAATTGAAGGGATGAACTCTAACGGTAGGCGAAGGGGAAAAGGAATTGTTAGACTGAAATGATCCATTGGCCTAGGTTGCTCGGTACAATGAACAACGACTTCATCGTTGATAAAGACTCCATGCGATCGCCCTATTCTCCCCGTCGAACCAAGATTGTTGCTACTATCGGCCCAGCTACCAGCAGTGCAGACGTGCTTCGTGAGCTAATCCTAGCCGGAGCAACGACGCTGAGACTGAATTTTTCCCACGGCAGCCATGAGGATCATCAGCGCAATATCCGCCTCATTCGCCAAGTGTCGTTTGAGCTGAATCAGCCGGTGGGTATTTTACAGGATTTACAGGGGCCGAAAATTCGGTTGGGGAAATTCGAGCAGGGATCGGTGGTGCTGAAAAAGGGCGATCGCTTCACGCTGACGAGCGATCGCATGTTGGGAACACAAGAAATTAGTTTTGTCAGCTACGATCGCCTCGCAGAAGAAGTCCCCGTTGGCTCAACCATTCTCCTCGATGATGGTCGAGTCGAAATGAAAGTGGAAGAGATCGATCAAAATACCCATCAACTCCACTGTCGGGTGATCGTTCCCGGAACCCTCTCCAACAACAAAGGGGTTAATTTTCCGGGGGTCTATCTCTCCGTTAAAGCCTTAACCGATAAAGACCGGGTGGATCTAGCCTTTGGTTTAGATCAAGGGGTAGACTGGATAGCACTCTCCTTTGTCCGCAACCCCCAGGATGTTCTGGAGATTAAGGAAATTATCTCCAATGCGGGCAAACAAGTGCCGGTGATCGTCAAAATCGAAAAACATGAGGCGATCGAACAAATGGACGCAATTCTGAGCCTATCTGATGGCGCAATGGTCGCTCGTGGCGATCTGGGGGTAGAAGTCCCCGCCGAAGACGTACCCATGTTGCAAAAACGTCTGATCTCCACCGCCAACCGTCTCGGTATTCCCGTCATTACCGCCACCCAAATGCTCGATAGCATGGTCAGTTCCCCCCGCGCCACCCGTGCCGAAATTTCCGATGTTGCCAACGCCATCCTCGATGGAACCGATGCGGTAATGCTCTCCAATGAAACTGCCGTCGGTAAATTCCCCGTAGAAGCAGTAGCCACCATGGCCCGTATTGCCCAACGGATCGAACAGGAACCCCATACCCGCAACGCCGATACCAATGGTCGGCAATCCATTCCTAGCGCCATTTCCCAAGGGGTAAGCCGCATTTCCGAACAGCTCAATGCCGCCGCCATCATGACCCTGACGAAAACTGGATCAACAGCCCGCAATGTATCTAAGTTTCGCCCCATCGCTCCCATTTTAGCCATTACGCCTCAAGTGTCTGTGGCACGGCGCTTGCAGTTAGTTTGGGGAGTTCAAACCCTCTTAGTGCTAGATTTACCCTCCATGAATCAGACCTTTGAAGCGGCTATTAATGCCGCCCAAGAGCAGCATTTACTTCAGGAGGGCGATTTAGTGGTGATGACGGCAGGGACATTAACCGGAGTCGCCGGTTCAACGGATTTAATTAAAGTCCAAATTGTTACGGCTGTCTTAGGAAAAGGCACGGGCATTGGCCAAGGTTTAGTCAGTGGTCGAGCCAGAATTGCCCACAATGGGTTAGAAGCAACCCATTTTCATCCCGGTGATATCTTAGTTGCCCCAGAAACTGGAGCTGATTTTATTGAAGCCATTCGCAAAGCGGGGGGCATTATTGTGGAAATGGATAGTACCACCTCCCATGCAGCGATTATTGGCTTGCGCTTAGGTATTCCCGTGATTGTGGGCGTTCAGCGAGCAACACAGGTGATTCGCGATGGCGAGTTTGTCACCTTAGATATGGCACGAGGTTTGGTCTATTCTGGCTCATCGAGAATGTAATATCAAATCCGAATAATCAGCTATGATTTGTCATTGCGAAGGTCACGCCAGTGGAATGAAGCAATCTCGATGTCATTGCGATGGAACGCAGTGGAATGAAGCAATCTCGATGTCATTGCGAATGGAACGCAGTGGAATGAAGCAATCCCAACCATCTCGGTAATCTTGGCGATTGCTTCCCTTTCCACTTCGTGGACATGAACGGTCGCAATGACATCTATTTAACCGGACATCATATAATTTAATCATTTACAATCCAGAGGAGGAGGTAATTCAACAATGGCTACCTTAGAACATTTACGCAGTGCAGTCATTCAAATATAGCGCTTTGCGCTGTATAGGTGGACAGTAGGAAAAGATCCCCCCTTGCCCCCCTTAAAAAGGGGGGAATAGGAAAGTCCCCCTTTTTAAGGGGGATTTAGGGGGATCAAGATGTCCCACATAACAGCGAAAACTGCTGTATTGGAAGAATTACACCACTATAATACTTCTCGTCAAGAAAAAGATGTTTTTTCGGAAATCATTTTGGATAAGGAACGAGATCATTATCTGTTGTTAGATGTGGGTTGGAAAGGAAAGGAGTATATTTACGATCCTTTTATTATGTCTCACTGCTATTCCAATCAACTATAGTTCTTGAAACGGTGATGTTCCTAAGAGTCTGAGGGGCAAAATTGAGTGACAATCTGATTTTGAAGACTTTGAACGGATTCTGAGGGCTGATCAACAGCGTAAATATATTTGAGCATATCGGATACAAGCTCTTGTTCTCCCAGGTAAAGGGCTTGATTGAGGGCAATATCAGCAGGCGTTGCACTTTCACCCGTCAGTTGGCTAGAAATGGCTTGCATTTGGCTATTAATCGATGAACGTTCTGCGCCGTCTAAAATTTGAAAGGTGGCTTGCATGTAGGGACGATCTGTTACCAGTTGCCAAATATAGGCAACTCCGGGTTGTAGGGGGGGAGCATCGGGGGGATAAATGATAAAGTTTTGAGTTGCCGCAACAGGAGATTCCCAGATGATTTCTTCGGTATCGTCTCGTAAAACTTGAATGGATTGAATCACGAGATCGTCGATTTTGGGCTGCCAAAGAAATAGGGGGCGATCGCTCCAAATCACTTCGGGTTCTAACCAAGTCAAGGTATCGAGATCCGTATCGCGAGTCGGTGAAATAGCACAAATTAACTCAACTCCACTACTGGCAGCTCCCCGCGATCCTCCTTCTCCTTCATCGGCTGGAGGTTTCAATTCAATCAGGTTACGCAGTTTTTCTGTAATCTCTGGAGTTTGGGCAAAGCTGGACATGGCATGGGTTACCATGAGTCCAGCCCCAATTAAGCTCAGTAAACCCATGCGAGCATATTGCACCGTTTTAGCCATTACGAGTCTTCCTTATTCTCGGTTGTGGATGGTTTGTGAGAAGACAAACCCC
The sequence above is drawn from the Roseofilum capinflatum BLCC-M114 genome and encodes:
- a CDS encoding ribonucleotide-diphosphate reductase subunit beta, which codes for MTMNPIFNPGGNDDTEHRTIWFGETTNLMQLNDVRYPWAVSLYKMMRENFWIPEKLDITQDVVDYWNLTPEERKAFDGILSYLTFLDSVQTCNIPHLKSTVTAPEISLCMAEQIAQEGMHNQSYQYMIETIIPSERRNEVYDFWRTDKVLKERCTFVAGLYQQYIDDPTPEKYFVSLVADYILEGLYFYNGFCFFYNLASRMLMPGSADIFKLINRDELSHVRLYQKILPEAMTVFPHSVDQIYEMFDHAVRHECQWTNHIIGNQILGITEGSTEQYTKYLANIRLGAIGLPPMYPDDKYKKSPYAHLERFSDTKKEGHTKANFFEAGVTSYVMSSGVTGWDEI
- a CDS encoding element excision factor XisI family protein, whose translation is MSHITAKTAVLEELHHYNTSRQEKDVFSEIILDKERDHYLLLDVGWKGKEYIYDPFIMSHCYSNQL
- a CDS encoding BrnT family toxin gives rise to the protein MNVVYRLQGVEFEWDANKAQVNFEKHGVTFEEAAEAFFDPFYQTGDATVNSEQREFILGYSLAYRVLFVVYIASLNELCNWKCPLPISLSHGRGTFPLLLWEKGVGG
- the pyk gene encoding pyruvate kinase; protein product: MRSPYSPRRTKIVATIGPATSSADVLRELILAGATTLRLNFSHGSHEDHQRNIRLIRQVSFELNQPVGILQDLQGPKIRLGKFEQGSVVLKKGDRFTLTSDRMLGTQEISFVSYDRLAEEVPVGSTILLDDGRVEMKVEEIDQNTHQLHCRVIVPGTLSNNKGVNFPGVYLSVKALTDKDRVDLAFGLDQGVDWIALSFVRNPQDVLEIKEIISNAGKQVPVIVKIEKHEAIEQMDAILSLSDGAMVARGDLGVEVPAEDVPMLQKRLISTANRLGIPVITATQMLDSMVSSPRATRAEISDVANAILDGTDAVMLSNETAVGKFPVEAVATMARIAQRIEQEPHTRNADTNGRQSIPSAISQGVSRISEQLNAAAIMTLTKTGSTARNVSKFRPIAPILAITPQVSVARRLQLVWGVQTLLVLDLPSMNQTFEAAINAAQEQHLLQEGDLVVMTAGTLTGVAGSTDLIKVQIVTAVLGKGTGIGQGLVSGRARIAHNGLEATHFHPGDILVAPETGADFIEAIRKAGGIIVEMDSTTSHAAIIGLRLGIPVIVGVQRATQVIRDGEFVTLDMARGLVYSGSSRM